GGAGGACTGGCCCAGCTTCACATAGCCCAGTCCCACATCGCAGAGGGTTCGAAGCTTTTCAGCGATCCTCGGCACCGGGGCAAAGAAGGCCAGCGCCTCCTCCGCCGTCATATCCAGCACGTCAGCGATGCTCTTGCCCTTGTACTTCACCTCCAGCGTCTCCCGGTTATAGCGCTTGCCGTGGCACACCTCACAGGGGACGTACACGTCCGCCAGAAAGTGCATCTCGATCTTCAGCAGACCGTCGCCGGAGCAGGCCTCGCACCGGCCGCCACGGGTGTTGAAGGAAAAGCGCCCCGGCCCGTAGCCACGGGCCTTGGCCTCCTGCGTGGCGGCAAAGAGATTGCGTATGTCGTTGAAGAGATTGGTGTAGGTGGCGGGGTTGGAGCGGGGCGTGCGGCCGATGGGGCTCTGGTCGATGCCTACCACTTTGTCCAGATGCTCCAGTCCCTCCATGGCGGTGTGCTTGCCGGGGTGGGTCTTCATGCGGTTCAGCTCGGCGCCCAGCCGCTTATAGATGATCTCGTTGACCAGAGAGGACTTGCCGCTGCCGGAGACACCGGTGACGCAGGTGAAGGTCCCCAGCGGCACGGAGATGTCGATGTTTTTCAGGTTATTCTCCCGTGCGCCCCGCACCGTCAGGAGCTTCCCATTGCCGGGGCGGCGGGCGGCCGGCACCTCGATGCGCTTTTTCCCACTGAGATACTGGCCCGTCAGGCTGTCGGGATCGGCCATGACCTCCTCCGGCGTGCCGGCGGCCACCACCTGCCCGCCGTGGGCTCCGGCGCCGGGGCCGATGTCGATGAGATAGTCGGCGGCCCGCATGGTGTCCTCGTCGTGCTCCACCACGATGAGGGTGTTGCCCAGATCCCGCAGGCGGCAGAGGGTGGCCAGCAGCTTGTCGTTGTCCCGCTGGTGCAGGCCGATGGAGGGCTCGTCCAGAATATACAGCACTCCCATCAGGCTGCTGCCGATCTGCGTGGCCAGCCGGATACGCTGGCTCTCGCCGCCGGACAGGGTACCGCTGGAGCGGGACAGGGTCAGGTAGCTGAGGCCCACGGACTGCAAAAAGCCCAGCCGGGAGCGGATCTCCTTCAAAATCTGTGCGGCGATGAGCTGCTGCGTCTCCGTCAGGGTCAGGCCGTTGAAGAAGGCCAGCTCCTCATCCACCGGCAGCTCCGTGGCCTGCCAGATGGACAGGCCGCCCACCGTCACCGCCAGTGCCTCCGGCTTCAGACGGCGGCCCCGGCAGGCCGGGCAGGGGCATTGGGACATGAACTCCTCGATCTCCCGCTTGCTGGCGTCGGACTGAGTCTCCTGATACCGACGTTCCAGATTGTTGGCCACCCCCTCGAAGGGCTGATATAATACGCCCTTGCCACGGGGCTGGTCATAGTGCAGCTCCAGCTTCTCGCCGCCGGTGCCGTAGAGGATGATCTGCCGCACGGACTCCGGCAGCTCCCGCACCGGGGTTCGGAGGGAGAACTGATATTTCTTGGACAAGGCCTCGAAGTACATCCGGCTGATGCCGTCGGAGCGGATGGAGTTCCAGCCGCTGGCAGTGATGGCTCCGTCCAGAATGGAGAGGCTGTCGTCGGGGATGATGAGGGCGGGGTCCGCCTTCAGCTGCATCCCCAGCCCCGTGCAGGTGGGGCAGGCGCCGTAGGGGTTGTTGAAGGAGAACATCCGGGGCGTCAGCTCCTCGATGCTGATGCCGCAGTCGTCGCAGGCGTAGTTCTGGGAAAAGACCAGATCCTGCTCCTCCCGCAGCAGATTCACGATGACGATGCCGCCGGAGAGGTGGGACGCCGTTTCCACGGAGTC
The genomic region above belongs to Vescimonas coprocola and contains:
- the uvrA gene encoding excinuclease ABC subunit UvrA; protein product: MQDHIYIKGARENNLKNIDVTIPRDKLVVLTGLSGSGKSSLAFDTIYAEGQRRYVESLSSYARMFLGQMDKPDVDYIDGLSPAISIDQKTTSKNPRSTVGTVTEIYDYLRLLWARIGTPHCPKCGKEIRQQTIDQIIDQILALPEGTRIQVLAPVVRGRKGEHAKVLEDARRSGYVRVRADGNLYDLSEDIPLEKNKKHHIEIVVDRLIVRPDLGQRLTDSVETASHLSGGIVIVNLLREEQDLVFSQNYACDDCGISIEELTPRMFSFNNPYGACPTCTGLGMQLKADPALIIPDDSLSILDGAITASGWNSIRSDGISRMYFEALSKKYQFSLRTPVRELPESVRQIILYGTGGEKLELHYDQPRGKGVLYQPFEGVANNLERRYQETQSDASKREIEEFMSQCPCPACRGRRLKPEALAVTVGGLSIWQATELPVDEELAFFNGLTLTETQQLIAAQILKEIRSRLGFLQSVGLSYLTLSRSSGTLSGGESQRIRLATQIGSSLMGVLYILDEPSIGLHQRDNDKLLATLCRLRDLGNTLIVVEHDEDTMRAADYLIDIGPGAGAHGGQVVAAGTPEEVMADPDSLTGQYLSGKKRIEVPAARRPGNGKLLTVRGARENNLKNIDISVPLGTFTCVTGVSGSGKSSLVNEIIYKRLGAELNRMKTHPGKHTAMEGLEHLDKVVGIDQSPIGRTPRSNPATYTNLFNDIRNLFAATQEAKARGYGPGRFSFNTRGGRCEACSGDGLLKIEMHFLADVYVPCEVCHGKRYNRETLEVKYKGKSIADVLDMTAEEALAFFAPVPRIAEKLRTLCDVGLGYVKLGQSSTTLSGGEAQRVKLATELSRRATGRTFYILDEPTTGLHSDDVKKLLEVLQRLVDAGNTVLVIEHNLDVIKSADWLIDLGPEGGAGGGTLVCAGTPETVAACEASYTGQYLKKYLF